The genomic segment GGAGAAGTCTGGAAAAGCATCTTCGTCAGGCGGAGCATATTGTAGGTGTTACAGGTTTCCGGACCTTGTACATCATTGAGCATGGATGTGAAATTGTCCGCAGGATGAAAATGCTCACGTACACTGTTGCCGCCGATACAGACGGAACGGTGATTGACAACCGTATTCCAGAAGAAACGTGCGGCCTGATCCCAAGCATCGTTTTGAGTGAGATCGGCGATGCGCTTGTAGCCGATGACTTTCGGTATTTGTGTATTGGCGTGCATACCTGTCAGATGGTCCTCGCCTCCGATAAGGGGCTCAAGAAGTGTCTTATGGGAGAATCTGCGTGCCAATTCCAGATATTTTTTGTCGCCTGTGATGTCGGCTACGTCGGCAAATATTTCGTTCAGTCCTCCATGTTCGCTGCGCAGCATATCCTGCATCTGTTGTTCGGTGAGTCCCGACGTGATGCCTGCCATCCAATCGGTGAGGGCAATCAGCATTTGACGTGCAAGGTCACTTCCTGCATAGAGGTAAGCATCGCGAAGCCCGGCATAAGTCTTGTGTATGTTGTATAGGGGAACCCATTTGCCGTTAAGGCTGAAACTTTCGGGACGGATACTCCCTTCTTTTATTTCTTTCCAAAGTTGCAGGCTTCCGGGTGTTCCTCCGATGAATCCGTTACCTACGGCTTGTTGTGCCCGGTGCAATTCGTTCAGCATATAATTCAGCCGGTTGTATACGGTCGTGTCGCCGGTAGCGGCATACATCATGGAAAGTGCGGAAATGTAATGTCCGCCGATGTGTCCGTCCAATCCGGTGTTTTCCCAGTTGGTATAGCTTGGGGCTTTGGGAGCAAGTCCGGCTTCGCGTAGGAAAGGGGCGAGCAACCGGTCAGGATTCATAGCCATGATATAGTACAAGTCGGTCTGCTGTGCCTGTAAAAAAGGACTTTCCAGCAGCTTGATATCTTGAAGGGGGAAATAGGACACTGCTTGTCTTGTTTGGGCTTTTCCGGCTAAGAGAAAGCAGAAAAGTAGTAGGCAGGTGAGTGGTGATTTCATTTGTGTCAGGTGTTTATAGTATGATGAATAACTTTATGTATGTAAACGTAGCGGGAGTAATTTCGATGCCAGTGTGTCAAAACTAACATTAACTATCATTTTACTCTGTCATTAGCTTCGCTCAAAACTTCTTCTACCTTTTTTATTAAGGTATAGTCAGAGCGAAGCGAAGAATCTACTCTCTGTGTGATTAGGAGAAGAGATGCTTCACTGCGTTCTGCATGACAGACTATACATTAGCGTAAGAAATAAAAGATATTTTGAGCGAAGCTAATGATAGGCTTGTCAGAGTTTTGACACCTCTCTAAACTCTTCCCGCTACGATTACATGCATTATTGTTCCTAAGCCTTCACCTTTTATTCAGAATGAACTTCCTTAAGGCAACCGGCTAATCTTATAGGAATTATCTTTTGGAATTAACAGCAGCTTCTTCAACAGGCAGATTCGCCTTGTAATTTTCGATGTATGCGTTGAAGCCTTCTACATCTTCAGCTGTCGGTGACACCTCAATGCCGGCATCTCCTGCAAACACTTTTTCATCCAGAAAATCGGCAAGGGTTTGTTGCTTGTCGTTGTTCACAAGATAAGAGCCGAGTAGGGCAATACCCCATGCGCCGCCTTCACCGGCTGTTTCCATAACGGAAATAGGCGAGTTTATGGCCGCAGCGAGAATTCTCTGGCCCACGCCTTTAGTCTTGAATAATCCTCCATGTCCTGTGATTCTGTCAACTTTGATTTTTTCTTCCTTGAACAGAATGTCATTACCGATTTTGAGAACTCCGACCGAAGCGTGAAGATGAGCCCTCATAAAGTTGGCAAGGTTGAACTTGTCATTTGCCGAACGTATAAACAGTGGACGCCCTTCTGCCAGCCCTGTTACGGGTTCGCCGGAAATATAGTTGTATGAAATAAGGCCGCCGCAATCTGTATTGCCGGTGAGTGCATGGTTATAGAGCTTGCCGTATATCTCATCCATATCTACGGGAATACCCAGCAATTCCTGATACTCTTTGAATAGGTTGACCCATGCATTGAGGTCGGAAGTGCAGTTGTTGCAATGTACCATAGCTACGAGGCTTCCGTCAGGAGTAGTCACCATATCGATCATTTCGTATGGTTTTGACAGGTCTTTCTCCAAAACAATCATGGAGAAGGAGGATGTGCCTGCCGATACGTTTCCTGTACGTTGCTTTACGGCATTGGTTGCAACCATGCCTGTGCCTGCGTCGCCTTCGGGCGGGCATACCGGTATTCCTGCTTTCAGGTGGCCTGATACGTCAAGTCTTTTGGCTCCTTCCGGCGTGAGGAATCCTGCATTCTTACCTGCCGGCAATACTTTGGGAAGAATATCCAGAAGTTTCCAGTCATAGCCTTTCGGGGCAACCAGATCATCAAACTTGGCTACCATTTCAGCCGAATAGTTCTTGGTGGCAGGATCTATGGGAAGCATACCTGATGCGTCACCTATACCCAACACCTTTTGACCTGTTATTTGCCAATGTACAAATCCGGCAAGGGTTGTCAGGTAGT from the Bacteroides eggerthii genome contains:
- a CDS encoding xylulokinase, yielding MKSDPKSTIEAGKAILGIEFGSTRIKAVLIDPENKPIAQGSHTWENQLVDGLWTYSVEAVWYGLQDCYADLRANVKNLYDTEIESLAAIGVSAMMHGYMAFNKKEEILVPFRTWRNTNTAQAAAALSELFVYNIPLRWSISHLYQAILDNEEHVKDIDYLTTLAGFVHWQITGQKVLGIGDASGMLPIDPATKNYSAEMVAKFDDLVAPKGYDWKLLDILPKVLPAGKNAGFLTPEGAKRLDVSGHLKAGIPVCPPEGDAGTGMVATNAVKQRTGNVSAGTSSFSMIVLEKDLSKPYEMIDMVTTPDGSLVAMVHCNNCTSDLNAWVNLFKEYQELLGIPVDMDEIYGKLYNHALTGNTDCGGLISYNYISGEPVTGLAEGRPLFIRSANDKFNLANFMRAHLHASVGVLKIGNDILFKEEKIKVDRITGHGGLFKTKGVGQRILAAAINSPISVMETAGEGGAWGIALLGSYLVNNDKQQTLADFLDEKVFAGDAGIEVSPTAEDVEGFNAYIENYKANLPVEEAAVNSKR